From Woronichinia naegeliana WA131, the proteins below share one genomic window:
- a CDS encoding transposase, which yields MAKLPETSETVIAMNFLLMNLSTLLQKTKKKTKSKKL from the coding sequence ATGGCCAAACTTCCTGAAACCTCTGAGACTGTGATAGCGATGAATTTTTTGCTAATGAATCTTTCTACTCTACTTCAGAAGACAAAGAAGAAAACAAAAAGTAAGAAGTTGTAG